The following coding sequences are from one Vibrio syngnathi window:
- a CDS encoding phosphoadenylyl-sulfate reductase, translating into MHNSVASKLKLAELLALTKTEQILRLGQINAELEQLSALERVKWALENLEGTHVVSSSFGIQAALMLHLVTQAKPDIPVILTDTGYLFPETYRFIDELSQKLTLNLQVFRAQQSSNWQEAQYGKLWDQGIEGIEKYNKLNKVEPMRRALDELEAGTWFSGLRREQSQSRANLPILSIQNGVFKFLPVIDWTNKDVHYYLEEHGLSYHPLREQGYLSVGDTHTTKKWEPGMTEEETRFNGLKRECGLHEDDGEQYGSGI; encoded by the coding sequence ATGCATAATTCTGTCGCTTCAAAATTGAAGTTAGCAGAGCTACTCGCATTGACTAAGACGGAGCAGATACTTCGTCTTGGACAAATTAATGCTGAGTTAGAACAGCTATCTGCATTAGAAAGAGTGAAGTGGGCTCTAGAAAACTTAGAAGGAACACATGTGGTGTCTTCTAGTTTCGGAATTCAAGCAGCATTGATGCTGCACTTAGTGACTCAAGCCAAACCCGATATTCCAGTTATTCTGACAGACACCGGGTACCTATTCCCAGAAACGTATCGCTTTATAGATGAGTTAAGTCAGAAGTTGACTCTAAACCTTCAAGTCTTTCGCGCACAACAGAGCTCTAATTGGCAAGAAGCGCAATATGGTAAACTTTGGGATCAAGGTATAGAAGGGATAGAGAAGTACAACAAACTCAATAAAGTTGAACCGATGAGAAGAGCGCTGGATGAACTAGAGGCTGGCACTTGGTTTTCAGGGTTGCGAAGAGAGCAATCTCAATCGCGCGCAAACTTGCCGATCTTATCTATCCAAAATGGTGTGTTTAAGTTCTTGCCAGTAATAGATTGGACAAATAAAGATGTTCACTATTACTTGGAAGAGCATGGCCTTAGTTACCACCCACTTCGCGAACAGGGGTACCTTTCTGTTGGAGATACTCATACGACTAAGAAATGGGAACCGGGTATGACTGAAGAAGAAACCCGTTTCAATGGTCTGAAACGAGAATGTGGCCTCCATGAAGACGATGGAGAGCAATATGGTTCTGGGATTTAG
- the cysI gene encoding assimilatory sulfite reductase (NADPH) hemoprotein subunit — translation MSKQVIEQEVLGQVLGPLADNERLKRESKNLRGTIEQDLQDRITGGFTADNFQLIRFHGMYQQDDRDIRNERTKQKLEPLHNVMLRARMPGGIITPKQWLAIDKFADESTSYGSIRLTTRQTFQFHGVLKPNIKLMHQTLNSIGIDSIATAGDVNRNVLCTTNPVESELHQEAYEWAKKISEHLLPKTRAYAEIWLDGEKLATTDEEPILGSNYLPRKFKTTVVIPPQNDVDVHANDLNFIAIAKDGKLMGFNVLVGGGLAMTHGDTSTYARKADDFGFVPLEKTLDVAAAVVTTQRDWGNRSNRKNAKTKYTLDRVGIDVFKAEVEKRAGVEFAESRPYEFTGRGDRIGWAEGIDGKHHLALFIENGRLLDFPGKALKTGVAEIAKIHKGDFRMTANQNLIVAGVPKSQKAQIEKLARQYGLMDDAVSEQRKNSMACVAFPTCPLAMAEAERFLPEFVTDVEDILKKHGLPEEDNIILRITGCPNGCGRAMLAELGLVGKAPGRYNMHLGGNKAGTRIPKMYKENITSAQILEEIDSLVGRWATERSENEGFGDFTIRAGIIEEVIISKRDLHA, via the coding sequence ATGAGCAAGCAAGTAATAGAGCAAGAAGTGCTAGGTCAAGTACTGGGACCTTTGGCTGACAATGAACGTCTGAAGCGTGAAAGTAAAAACCTTCGCGGTACGATTGAACAAGATCTTCAAGACCGTATCACTGGTGGTTTTACCGCAGATAACTTTCAGTTGATCCGCTTCCACGGTATGTACCAACAAGACGACCGTGATATTCGTAATGAACGTACCAAGCAAAAGCTAGAACCTTTACATAACGTAATGCTTCGTGCGCGTATGCCTGGCGGCATCATCACTCCTAAGCAATGGTTAGCGATTGATAAATTCGCAGATGAAAGCACCTCTTATGGTTCTATCCGTCTAACAACGCGTCAAACCTTCCAGTTCCATGGTGTATTGAAGCCGAACATTAAGTTAATGCACCAAACGCTAAACAGTATTGGTATAGATTCAATCGCTACTGCGGGTGACGTAAACCGAAATGTTTTGTGTACGACAAACCCGGTTGAGTCTGAGCTTCACCAAGAAGCTTACGAGTGGGCGAAAAAGATCAGTGAACACCTATTACCTAAGACTCGTGCTTATGCTGAGATCTGGTTAGATGGTGAAAAGCTAGCAACAACGGATGAAGAACCTATCTTAGGTAGTAACTACTTACCACGTAAGTTCAAGACGACGGTTGTAATTCCTCCGCAAAATGACGTAGATGTCCATGCTAACGATCTTAACTTTATCGCGATTGCTAAAGACGGAAAGCTGATGGGCTTTAACGTATTAGTGGGCGGTGGCCTTGCAATGACGCACGGCGATACTTCTACTTATGCACGTAAAGCTGATGATTTCGGTTTTGTGCCATTAGAGAAAACGTTAGATGTAGCGGCAGCTGTTGTGACGACACAACGTGACTGGGGCAACCGTTCGAACCGTAAGAATGCCAAAACCAAATACACACTAGACCGTGTTGGTATTGATGTATTCAAAGCAGAAGTAGAAAAACGTGCAGGCGTTGAGTTTGCTGAAAGTCGTCCTTATGAGTTTACTGGCCGTGGCGACCGTATCGGTTGGGCGGAAGGCATTGATGGTAAGCACCACTTAGCGTTATTCATCGAAAATGGTCGTTTACTTGATTTTCCGGGTAAAGCGCTGAAAACAGGTGTTGCTGAAATAGCGAAGATCCACAAAGGTGACTTCCGCATGACAGCGAACCAAAATCTCATTGTTGCAGGTGTACCTAAGAGCCAAAAGGCACAAATTGAAAAGCTGGCACGTCAATACGGTCTGATGGATGATGCCGTTTCAGAACAGCGCAAGAACTCAATGGCGTGTGTGGCATTCCCAACATGTCCGTTAGCAATGGCAGAAGCCGAACGTTTTCTTCCTGAGTTTGTAACGGATGTTGAAGACATTCTGAAGAAACACGGTTTACCAGAAGAAGATAATATCATCCTTCGTATTACAGGCTGTCCAAACGGCTGTGGTCGTGCAATGTTGGCTGAACTGGGTTTAGTCGGTAAGGCGCCAGGGCGTTACAACATGCACTTAGGTGGCAACAAAGCCGGAACTCGTATTCCTAAGATGTATAAAGAGAACATCACGTCAGCTCAGATTTTAGAAGAGATTGATTCGCTGGTGGGGCGTTGGGCTACGGAACGTTCGGAAAATGAAGGGTTCGGTGATTTTACAATCCGAGCTGGAATCATCGAAGAGGTGATCATTTCAAAGAGGGATCTGCATGCATAA
- a CDS encoding assimilatory sulfite reductase (NADPH) flavoprotein subunit gives MSLNKKESSQNNNAQSGANELPGLAAPLNDQQLGHLQQTVSELSSQQLAWVSGYLWGVSQTQPVGAAAPIAQAAAAVAAKPAGKLSIIFASQTGNAKGVAESLEAEAKALGIAVELFDASDYKGKNLAKETHVIFVASTNGEGEAPDNAIELHEFLQSKKAPKLSNLQYGVIGLGDSSYEFFCQTAKDFDNFLAKLGAKSFVDRLDCDVDYEESATEWRAKALEQVKETLSTGTEADVVQLPVGQAAAGHSQYTKQNPYTATLLTSQKITGRDSGKDVRHIEIDLDESGITYQPGDALGVWFENSSELANQILSKVGLSGIESVDVDGDNLSVHSALVSKFEITSSNPQLVTKFAELSGSKKLIKLVEDKDKLREYAGNTQVVDVLAEKKTKLSADELIGLLRKLTPRLYSIASSQAEVDEEVHLTVGLVEYQKGDESRLGGASSFLAQRLEEGGEVKVFVENNNNFKLPQDDNTPIIMVGPGTGIAPFRSFVQERENNDAEGKSWLFFGDRTFTQDFLYQVEWQKYLKSGALTKLDVAFSRDQKEKVYVQDRLIEQAAQVWQWLQEGAYLYVCGDATRMAKDVHEALVTIAEKHGNQSREQAEQYINDLRKAKRYQRDVY, from the coding sequence ATGTCTTTAAATAAGAAAGAGTCTTCACAAAATAATAATGCACAGTCTGGGGCAAATGAGTTACCTGGGCTAGCAGCACCACTTAATGACCAACAATTGGGTCATCTTCAGCAAACTGTTTCTGAATTATCTTCTCAGCAACTGGCATGGGTCAGTGGTTACCTTTGGGGTGTGAGCCAAACTCAGCCTGTGGGTGCCGCCGCGCCAATCGCTCAAGCAGCCGCTGCAGTAGCCGCAAAACCTGCGGGTAAGCTCAGCATTATCTTCGCATCCCAAACCGGTAATGCGAAAGGTGTCGCCGAATCGCTTGAGGCAGAAGCGAAAGCCTTGGGGATTGCTGTCGAGCTTTTCGATGCAAGTGATTATAAAGGTAAGAACCTAGCCAAAGAGACACACGTCATTTTTGTGGCTTCAACCAATGGTGAGGGTGAAGCCCCTGATAACGCTATTGAGTTGCATGAATTCCTTCAATCGAAGAAAGCGCCAAAATTATCAAACCTACAATACGGTGTGATCGGTTTAGGTGACTCAAGCTATGAGTTCTTCTGCCAAACGGCTAAAGACTTCGATAACTTCCTCGCTAAGCTTGGTGCTAAATCGTTTGTTGATCGTCTTGATTGTGATGTTGATTACGAAGAGTCAGCAACGGAATGGCGAGCTAAAGCATTAGAGCAAGTAAAAGAGACGCTATCGACAGGCACTGAAGCCGATGTAGTTCAGTTGCCCGTTGGTCAAGCGGCTGCCGGTCATTCGCAATACACCAAACAAAACCCATACACCGCGACACTATTAACGAGCCAAAAGATCACCGGTCGTGATTCGGGCAAAGATGTTCGTCATATCGAGATTGATCTTGATGAGTCAGGTATTACTTACCAACCGGGTGATGCGCTAGGCGTATGGTTTGAAAACAGTTCAGAACTCGCAAATCAGATTCTTTCTAAAGTTGGATTGTCTGGTATCGAGAGTGTCGATGTCGATGGTGACAACTTGTCTGTGCATAGCGCACTCGTCAGCAAATTCGAGATTACCTCTTCAAACCCTCAGCTTGTGACTAAGTTTGCTGAGCTATCGGGCAGCAAGAAGTTAATTAAGCTGGTGGAAGATAAAGACAAGCTTCGTGAATACGCGGGTAATACTCAAGTTGTTGATGTTTTAGCTGAGAAGAAGACCAAGCTATCGGCTGATGAATTGATTGGCCTACTACGTAAGTTAACTCCACGTCTCTACTCTATTGCGTCAAGCCAAGCAGAAGTAGATGAAGAAGTTCACTTAACGGTTGGTCTGGTTGAATACCAAAAGGGCGATGAATCTCGTCTGGGTGGTGCTTCAAGTTTCTTAGCTCAGCGCTTGGAAGAAGGTGGTGAGGTGAAGGTGTTTGTTGAGAACAACAATAACTTCAAACTACCACAAGACGACAATACACCAATCATTATGGTTGGGCCGGGTACCGGTATCGCACCTTTCCGCAGTTTTGTTCAAGAGCGTGAAAACAATGACGCTGAAGGCAAAAGCTGGCTGTTCTTTGGTGACCGAACTTTCACTCAAGATTTCTTATATCAAGTTGAATGGCAGAAGTATCTTAAATCTGGTGCGCTAACCAAGCTTGATGTTGCCTTTAGTCGTGACCAAAAAGAAAAGGTTTATGTTCAAGATCGCTTAATCGAACAAGCAGCTCAGGTTTGGCAATGGCTTCAAGAGGGCGCGTACCTCTATGTATGTGGCGATGCGACTCGAATGGCGAAAGATGTTCATGAAGCGCTAGTTACAATTGCGGAAAAACATGGCAATCAGAGCCGCGAGCAAGCTGAACAATATATTAATGATTTACGTAAAGCGAAACGTTACCAAAGGGATGTGTACTAA
- a CDS encoding TIGR04219 family outer membrane beta-barrel protein — MNKMPLIALVGMLSLSSAVSAEEEFSYTTKIGADMWWGNTKLNEARSSDSNSPSLYFAFEHNAPKLPNASFRYSTVDTTLLAFDKYDYTFYYTMLDHKLMNFDAGVTFTQYANSHYKDPYSSKTTSFDEFTWSFYGNAEINVPNTHLDIIGTMEFGDSNGIKSTDLMAGVQYRIPVADTEIALRGGYRVIDLDSDKFFSSELNKPLETDKEPDPLDDPKPGPPKSFVMVDGWFAGVEVRF, encoded by the coding sequence ATGAATAAAATGCCATTAATTGCTTTAGTGGGAATGCTATCTTTAAGCTCGGCAGTGTCCGCTGAAGAAGAGTTTTCTTACACGACTAAGATCGGTGCTGATATGTGGTGGGGAAATACAAAGCTGAATGAAGCTAGGTCGAGTGACTCAAACTCACCTTCGTTGTATTTCGCATTTGAGCATAATGCCCCTAAGCTGCCAAATGCGAGTTTCCGCTACTCTACTGTTGATACAACATTGTTAGCGTTTGATAAGTATGACTACACGTTCTACTACACAATGTTGGATCACAAGTTGATGAACTTCGATGCGGGTGTGACATTTACTCAGTATGCGAACTCACATTACAAAGATCCGTACAGTTCGAAAACGACAAGTTTTGATGAGTTTACTTGGAGCTTCTACGGTAACGCAGAAATCAATGTCCCTAATACTCACCTTGATATCATTGGTACGATGGAATTTGGTGATAGCAACGGTATTAAGAGTACCGATTTGATGGCGGGTGTTCAGTACCGTATTCCAGTGGCAGATACTGAAATAGCACTTCGTGGTGGCTATCGTGTGATTGACCTTGATTCGGACAAATTCTTCTCTTCAGAGCTGAATAAACCTCTTGAGACGGACAAAGAACCTGATCCTTTGGATGACCCAAAGCCAGGGCCACCTAAATCGTTTGTTATGGTTGATGGTTGGTTTGCTGGCGTAGAAGTACGCTTTTAG
- the pspG gene encoding envelope stress response protein PspG — protein sequence MFELIFVLIFVATLLVTGITFMTVLAATGIALAVMLVLGMMGVVFKLLPWLIVIAVGVWFFKNYVHSSSQRRY from the coding sequence ATGTTTGAATTAATCTTTGTTCTTATTTTCGTCGCAACTTTACTCGTTACTGGTATTACGTTTATGACGGTACTCGCGGCAACCGGAATCGCGTTAGCGGTCATGCTGGTCTTAGGTATGATGGGCGTTGTGTTTAAACTGCTGCCTTGGCTGATCGTGATTGCAGTGGGTGTGTGGTTTTTCAAAAACTATGTACACAGCTCTAGCCAAAGACGTTATTAA
- the dusA gene encoding tRNA dihydrouridine(20/20a) synthase DusA, with protein MKPDNTSKYAANRLSVAPMLDWTDRHCRYFHRLLSQQTLLYTEMVTTGAILHGKGDFLEYNEQEHPLALQLGGSNPVDLAACAKLAGERGYDEVNLNVGCPSDRVQNGRFGACLMAEPELVADCVSAMREVTDIPITVKTRIGIDDQDSYEFLTKFVSTVSEKGGCEQFTIHARKAWLSGLSPKENREIPPLDYDRAYQIKKDFSDLVIAVNGGVTTLEQTKEHLQHLDGVMIGREAYHSPFILAEVDQQIFGLDTPIKKRSQVVEEMYPYIERELSNGASLGHISRHMLGLFQSMPGARQWRRYISENAHKKGAGIEVIQAALAKIPKELNV; from the coding sequence ATGAAACCTGACAATACCAGTAAATACGCGGCTAACCGCTTATCCGTTGCACCCATGTTGGATTGGACTGACCGCCACTGTCGTTACTTTCACCGTTTGCTCTCTCAGCAGACGCTTCTGTACACGGAAATGGTCACAACTGGTGCGATCTTACATGGTAAGGGCGACTTTCTAGAGTATAACGAGCAAGAACACCCATTAGCACTTCAACTTGGTGGTTCAAACCCGGTTGACTTGGCGGCTTGTGCCAAGCTTGCTGGTGAGCGTGGCTACGATGAAGTAAACCTCAATGTAGGTTGCCCTTCAGACCGAGTTCAGAATGGGCGCTTTGGTGCTTGCCTAATGGCTGAGCCTGAGCTGGTGGCTGATTGTGTGTCGGCGATGAGAGAAGTCACAGATATTCCAATTACCGTGAAAACGCGTATTGGTATCGACGACCAAGACTCTTACGAGTTTCTGACTAAGTTTGTTTCAACGGTGTCTGAAAAGGGCGGTTGTGAGCAATTTACTATTCATGCACGTAAAGCGTGGTTGAGTGGCCTTAGCCCGAAAGAGAACCGAGAGATTCCACCGCTAGATTACGATCGTGCATACCAAATCAAGAAAGATTTCTCTGATCTTGTGATTGCCGTGAATGGTGGCGTTACTACTCTTGAGCAAACTAAAGAGCACTTGCAACACCTTGATGGTGTGATGATCGGTCGTGAGGCTTACCATAGCCCGTTTATCTTGGCTGAAGTTGATCAGCAGATCTTTGGTTTAGACACACCAATTAAGAAGCGCTCACAAGTGGTTGAAGAAATGTACCCGTACATTGAGCGTGAGCTTTCAAATGGTGCAAGCTTAGGACACATCTCTCGTCATATGCTGGGTTTGTTCCAAAGTATGCCGGGTGCAAGACAATGGCGTCGTTACATCAGTGAAAACGCACATAAGAAAGGCGCGGGTATTGAGGTGATACAGGCAGCATTGGCTAAGATCCCTAAAGAGCTAAACGTCTAA
- a CDS encoding tyrosine-type recombinase/integrase, giving the protein MDIVVKNNWAIIHRESKTFRNKDELIFPYNSHSVSAGFQRARNELGIEDLRYHDLRRKGASRLFESGYSFEEVAQVTGHRNLNILWQVYTQLFPHKLHTKHLK; this is encoded by the coding sequence GTGGACATTGTAGTCAAAAATAATTGGGCGATTATACACAGGGAATCGAAAACATTCAGGAACAAAGACGAACTTATTTTCCCGTACAACTCGCACAGTGTTAGTGCAGGCTTTCAGCGAGCGAGAAATGAATTAGGTATTGAGGACTTGAGGTATCACGACTTAAGAAGAAAGGGTGCAAGTCGGTTGTTTGAGAGCGGCTACTCTTTTGAAGAGGTAGCTCAAGTGACCGGGCATAGGAATTTAAATATCTTATGGCAGGTTTACACTCAGCTGTTTCCGCATAAATTACATACAAAACATCTAAAGTAA
- a CDS encoding DUF1778 domain-containing protein — translation MSALKKERVEFRLSESEKSALEEAALLSNTTVSKFVSETTVARAQEVISERKRLQIQAKQWDSVMEALENPADPTELMQEIIGMSLEETWTVKIKN, via the coding sequence ATGAGTGCATTAAAAAAAGAGAGAGTTGAATTTCGCCTATCTGAAAGTGAAAAAAGCGCTTTAGAAGAAGCAGCGCTACTTTCAAATACTACAGTTAGTAAATTTGTATCAGAAACAACAGTAGCTCGAGCTCAAGAAGTTATTAGCGAGAGAAAAAGGTTACAAATACAAGCAAAGCAATGGGATTCTGTCATGGAAGCGTTAGAAAACCCTGCAGACCCTACAGAGCTGATGCAAGAAATTATCGGAATGTCATTGGAGGAAACTTGGACGGTAAAGATCAAAAATTAG
- a CDS encoding GNAT family N-acetyltransferase, with translation MDGKDQKLEVERFDPETTYDFTQFDCGVCSLNEYLTKNLAKEHERRVSIPHLCVTQGEEGQPKRVVGYFTLASSSFEKKHISNKERRKFPYSSVPCILLSKIAVCKSVQGQGLGKWLLGRAIRQAFLSSRDVGVYALFLHAREGREEFYIKAGMIRSKEQPNMFIYSLKQYENSLKKKLLNS, from the coding sequence TTGGACGGTAAAGATCAAAAATTAGAAGTCGAACGCTTTGATCCTGAAACAACGTATGATTTTACGCAATTTGATTGTGGTGTGTGTTCGTTAAATGAATATTTAACGAAGAACTTAGCTAAAGAACACGAACGAAGGGTTTCAATCCCGCACCTATGTGTCACACAAGGCGAAGAAGGACAACCGAAAAGAGTTGTCGGTTATTTCACTTTAGCTAGCAGTTCGTTTGAAAAGAAACACATATCAAACAAAGAAAGACGTAAATTCCCCTATAGTTCAGTTCCTTGCATACTGCTAAGTAAAATAGCAGTATGTAAGTCTGTTCAAGGGCAGGGTCTAGGCAAGTGGCTTCTTGGTCGAGCAATCCGTCAAGCATTCCTTTCCTCAAGAGATGTAGGTGTATACGCATTATTTCTTCATGCCAGAGAAGGGCGAGAAGAGTTCTATATAAAAGCGGGGATGATCCGCTCAAAAGAACAACCTAATATGTTTATCTACTCTTTGAAGCAATATGAGAACAGTTTGAAGAAAAAACTTCTAAATTCATAA
- the zur gene encoding zinc uptake transcriptional repressor Zur yields MKNLDHTLIEQVEGICVSRGVRLTPQRKRVFELILSNKKASSAYELLEQLKVSEPQAKPPTVYRALDFLLEQGFIHRVESTNSFICCCSCNANTHFSQLLICDKCGTVIELQNDALVALLASNAEQHGFKLTNHVIESHGICQTCSSEMKE; encoded by the coding sequence GTGAAAAATTTGGACCACACATTAATAGAGCAAGTTGAAGGGATATGCGTATCGCGAGGTGTTAGGCTAACACCCCAAAGAAAGCGAGTGTTTGAGCTTATCCTATCTAATAAAAAAGCCTCCAGTGCTTATGAATTATTAGAGCAATTGAAAGTCAGTGAACCGCAAGCCAAGCCTCCTACAGTTTATCGCGCTTTGGATTTTTTGTTAGAGCAAGGGTTCATTCACCGAGTTGAGTCAACGAATAGCTTTATATGCTGCTGCTCTTGCAATGCCAACACGCATTTTTCCCAATTACTGATCTGCGATAAATGTGGCACTGTGATAGAATTACAAAACGATGCGCTTGTCGCCCTACTCGCGAGTAACGCCGAGCAGCATGGATTCAAGTTGACCAACCATGTCATTGAATCACATGGCATTTGCCAAACTTGCTCCTCCGAAATGAAAGAATAA
- a CDS encoding chemotaxis protein CheX, with the protein MRAEFVNPFLASLMNVLKTMASLELKPQKPRVKKDEIARGDVSGLIGMVGTQSRGSMSITFDEGLALEIMENMLGERPNGLNEEVTDMVGEITNMVTGGAKRILAESGFDFDMATPIVVSGKGHTIRHKCEGAIIIMPFSSQWGNAFIEICFE; encoded by the coding sequence ATGCGCGCTGAATTTGTAAACCCGTTTTTAGCTTCTTTGATGAACGTACTAAAAACGATGGCATCTCTAGAATTAAAGCCTCAGAAACCAAGAGTGAAGAAAGATGAAATCGCTCGTGGTGATGTGTCCGGCCTAATTGGTATGGTTGGTACACAGTCTCGTGGCTCAATGTCGATCACCTTTGATGAAGGGCTTGCTCTAGAAATCATGGAAAACATGCTAGGTGAGCGACCAAACGGTTTGAACGAAGAAGTGACCGACATGGTGGGTGAAATCACTAACATGGTAACCGGTGGCGCAAAGCGTATTCTTGCAGAAAGCGGCTTTGACTTCGATATGGCAACGCCAATCGTGGTTTCAGGTAAAGGCCATACTATTCGTCACAAGTGTGAAGGCGCAATCATCATCATGCCTTTCTCATCTCAGTGGGGTAATGCTTTCATCGAGATCTGTTTCGAATAG
- a CDS encoding IS4-like element ISVbsp1 family transposase, whose product MLEQELAMAHETIEDADNYESVVDAIQIEWIEQALLETNKASIRRRRLPAQQAVWLVIWMGLQRNMSIKEVCSSLDIALQPKPEDSWSRVAPSVLTDSRRRLDESPLAALFHTTVKAWNGDILQQDKDLELNVLAVDGTTFRCQDSPENAEEFGFISKKLKPYPQLRLVALMSTETRMIMGAAFDGCHVGETTLAKRLFNDIPAHSLTLFDRCYFSADLLLSWQESAENAHWLMPAKRKLRYEVLEKYAENDMLISMPISPQAQRQNPNLPARWEARLVLYQEPKGEIKGFITSLTDPSKYSLESRLRIYWQRWEIEEGYGEIKQTQLQSHVTLRSRFSAGVKQELWGVLLAYNLVRLEMVKIASEAGVRATRVSFTAAINLIDAQLRWLALSPDGTLPVKLKRMRESLSHFILPDKRKDRTFPRSVLFVPAKYPFRFKQ is encoded by the coding sequence ATGCTTGAACAAGAATTAGCAATGGCACACGAGACCATTGAAGATGCCGACAATTATGAATCTGTCGTCGACGCCATTCAGATTGAGTGGATAGAACAAGCTCTTCTTGAAACCAATAAAGCGAGCATAAGACGACGCCGACTTCCCGCTCAGCAAGCTGTCTGGTTAGTTATTTGGATGGGGCTGCAACGCAACATGTCTATCAAAGAGGTATGCAGTTCATTAGACATTGCACTTCAGCCTAAACCTGAAGATAGCTGGTCTCGTGTTGCACCCAGTGTCCTAACTGATTCACGCCGACGTCTAGATGAGAGTCCGTTAGCGGCTCTGTTTCACACAACGGTAAAGGCTTGGAACGGAGATATCCTTCAACAAGACAAAGACTTAGAACTTAATGTTCTTGCTGTCGATGGAACAACATTTCGGTGCCAAGATTCCCCAGAGAACGCTGAAGAATTTGGGTTCATCTCCAAAAAATTGAAACCTTACCCTCAACTTCGTTTAGTCGCTTTGATGTCAACAGAAACTCGAATGATTATGGGGGCGGCTTTTGATGGTTGTCATGTCGGTGAAACGACCTTAGCTAAGCGCCTATTCAATGACATCCCCGCACACTCATTGACCTTATTTGATCGTTGTTATTTCTCGGCAGACCTTTTACTGTCCTGGCAAGAGAGTGCTGAAAATGCCCACTGGTTAATGCCTGCAAAACGTAAACTACGCTATGAAGTGTTGGAGAAATATGCGGAGAACGACATGCTTATCTCAATGCCTATCTCTCCTCAAGCTCAACGGCAGAATCCGAATCTACCCGCACGTTGGGAAGCCAGATTAGTCCTATATCAAGAGCCAAAAGGTGAGATAAAAGGTTTTATTACTTCACTTACAGACCCTAGCAAATACTCGCTAGAAAGCCGGCTGCGTATTTATTGGCAACGCTGGGAGATTGAAGAGGGTTATGGTGAAATTAAACAGACTCAACTTCAAAGTCACGTCACTTTACGAAGTCGTTTTTCTGCCGGTGTGAAGCAAGAGCTTTGGGGCGTATTACTTGCCTATAACTTAGTGCGATTAGAGATGGTTAAGATAGCTTCAGAAGCCGGGGTTCGAGCGACTAGGGTCAGTTTTACCGCCGCAATTAACCTTATTGATGCGCAATTACGTTGGTTAGCTTTAAGTCCAGACGGAACTTTACCTGTAAAACTGAAAAGGATGAGAGAAAGTTTGAGTCACTTCATTCTTCCAGATAAAAGAAAGGACCGAACGTTTCCACGTTCAGTCCTCTTTGTCCCAGCCAAATATCCGTTCAGATTCAAGCAGTAA